In Phalacrocorax carbo chromosome 17, bPhaCar2.1, whole genome shotgun sequence, the genomic window CACCGCTTCCAGTACCCTGAGAGGCCCATCATCTTCCTCTCCATGTGCTACAACGTCTACTCTGTGGCCTTCATCATCCGCTCGGTGGCAGGGGCTGAGAACATTGCCTGTGACCGGGAGAACGGTGAGCTCTACATCATCcaggaggggctggagagcaCGGGCTGCACCATCGTCTTCCTCATCCTCTACTACTTCGGCATGGCCAGCTCGCTCTGGTGGGTTGTTCTCACCCTGACCTGGTTCCTGGCCGCCGGGAAGAAATGGGGACACGAGGCCATTGAGGCCCACAGCAGCTACTTCCACATGGCCGCTTGGGGCATCCCGGCCATGAAGACCATCGTCATCCTCACCATGCGGAAGGTGGCAGGGGACGAGCTCACGGGGCTGTGCTATGTGGGCAGCATGGACGTCAGCGCCCTGACTGGCTTCGTCCTCATCCCCCTCTCCTGCTACCTGGTCATTGGCACCTCCTTCATCCTCACGGGCTTTGTTGCCCTCTTCCACATTCGGAAGATCATGAAGACGGGCGGCACCAACACGGAGAAGCTGGAGAAGTTGATGGTGAAGATTGGGGTCTTCTCTATCCTCTACACCGTCCCGGCCACCTGCGTCATTGTCTGCTACTTCTACGAGCGTCTGAATGTGGATTACTGGAACCTCAGGGCCCTGGAGCGCGGCTGCCTGCACCTCCCCGGCCGGCGTGCCGCCAACTGCTCCTTGGAGGCCTCGGTGCCCACCGTGGCCGTCTTTATGCTAAAGATTTTCATGTCTCTGGTGGTTGGCATCACCagtggggtgtgggtgtggaGCTCCAAGACGCTGCAGACCTGGCAGAGCCTGTGCAACAGAAAGCTGGGCGTGAGGACGAGGGGCAAGCCCTGCAGCGGGGTGAGCTGTGGCGGGGTGCACTGCCACTATAAAGCCCCCACAGTCATGCTGCACATGACCAAGACGGACCCATATCTGGACAACCCGACGCATGTCTAGAGCTGGGGCtggcccttccctggggacGGTGGGCCAGGGGAAGCCGGCCTCACGGGTAAGGGGCGAGGGGACACTGCTGGGGGGTGAGGGCAGAGGCTGAGCGGCGGTGAGAGGGGGGACGCACACTGGTTTGGGGTGGTGAGGCCCTTGGGACCCACCCTGGCACCGCTCAACCCTGACAAGTAGCTGCTTTTTCCTAgaggttgttttgttgttgctgttgccaAATCCAGTGACTCTTCTAATGCtttctttgggggggggtggggtggcggggacggggcagggaggggaataATCCAGCCCATGTTTATTTaattctgtaatttattttagatttttttttttttaatcattagcTGCgaggaatggaaaaaacaatAAACCCTGGATGTGTTATTTCAACCAAGCCTGGTGCTGTTTGGAGGAATTCGAGGGGGCTGAGAGCAGCCCCACGGGAGCCCCCCCAGCTCAGCGGGTTGGGGCTGCAGTCCTCGTGGTGGGTGCGTGccaggccgggggggggggctcttTAGCTGGTGGAAAGAGGAGCGGGCCATGCTGGGGTGCTGCCGGCTGTGGCAGGAGCCTCCTGTGGTACCGGGCGGGCTCCCTGCGTCCAACTCCCCCTGTGGCTTCCCCAGGGCCCGGTCTGGCGCCTGCTGCCTCCCGGCTGAGGAGGAGGGTGTTCCTGCGCTGTCACGCTAACGAATCATCTTTTCCACTCTGTGCTCTGTAGGTGATTTGTGTCGGCGCCATCGGCTGCCGGGGCCTTGGTGCCAGGCCAGGGGGCTCCGCGCTCCGGCACCTGGGGGCATGGCAGGCCAGGAGCCGGGGTGATGGGCTGGGAGTGCAGGACCTTGGGGCTTTGATGTCCCATGCAGAAGTCCAAGGTGCGGGTAATGGAAACTTCTGCGCAGCCTTATTTATCCCCCCGCTCCGGTTACAATCCCAGCTTGCCTTCCCCATTGTCCGGAGGGAAATTCAAGCCTCAGCTGGTGTCgctggggctggcggggggagccggggctgTCCTCGCCGCAGGCTGGCCGGACCGTGAGGCAGGCGGTGGTGGCGGGTGCTCAGTGGTGGGGacgctgcccgccctgccctgACACACCTTGGGGAGTCGGGGCGGGGGCAGCAGCTCATCTCTGCAGAGGGTTTGTGGGGCTGTTTGCCCGGCTGCCCCGGGGGTCTACTGTGGGTTCCCAGTGCCAGGGTGGGGAGAGATGGGCTCTGCCTCGGCCCCATGGTGGGCAAGGGGCTGGGAGATGAGCAGCCTGGTGATGTTCAGACTTGTCCATCATCCAGTTGCCTGTTAATTAGCCAGCGTGCAGGCTGGGGCAGTGCTGGTCCCCAGTAGGGTCTCTGGGGCCCCATCCCTTTTGCCCAGGGATCAACAAGTCAGCGAGGGACCGTCCTTTCAGTACCCAAATTAGCACCTACTGCCTGCATCAacagctcccagcccctgccccagcgaAGCCCttgttgctcagagccccgtgTCAGAGCCGTAGCTGAAGGAGAGGTACGAGACCACCATCCTGAGCTGGAGGTGGTGGCAGGGGCTGGGTTTGGTAGCCCCTTGCCCACTGCTGCGCTGGCTAGGGGCTTTGTGGTGCTGTGACTGATGCAGTGAAGTGCTTTTCAtctgccccccgctgccccatGGGGTGCCAGGGTGGTGGGAGAAGTCAAGCGACTGATCTGAGAAAAGCCTTCACCTCCCCTGGGAGCCGGCATGGCAGGCAAGGTGTGAAGGACCCCCACCCCATCGCCTGTGCAGTGGCAGTGGTGGGGAATGCTGAGGGGCTTGTGCCTGATTTGGGGTGCTGGAGGCAGGGGTGCCCCCGGCTGGCCCGGTGGGCACCCAGCCCTTTTCCCCAGGcggatggtggtggtggtgccagggcagggaccCTGCCTGGGCCCCActgctggggcggggggatcGCAGCCTCATGGGCTCCCCCAGGAGGGTTTGTTTGGGCAGATAAAAGGGCCGTgacctggggcaggagggtcaATATTGGCTGCAGGACAAGCTCCAAAGTCcagctgatggagctgggcaCAACACAGGGCGGTGgttgcctggggaggggctgcagggcctcATCCTGGTGCCAGGTGTACAGCCTGTGTGCTGGGttccctgccctggctgcaggcaggcagcccgGAGCCAGCTCAGCGCACCTTTGGCTCGCATGCCCAGGCACGTACCGTGGCGATGGTGCCGAGGCGTGTGCGTGTGCCGGCTTGCAGCACCCAGCAGGGACAGCCTGCCCTTGAGCACCCCGGCACTTGCCAAGTAACTCGCTGCCGCGCAAACGGTCACCCAGATAACGGGGCCCATCAGGCCCAGCTAtcaggcagcagtggggctgct contains:
- the FZD9 gene encoding frizzled-9; translation: MAALRLRLALSVLWQLAAAGRGLELGGLEGPRGRAARCQPVDIPMCRGIGYNLTRMPNLLGHESQREAALKLHEFAPLVEYGCHVHLRFFLCSLYAPMCTDQVSASIPACRPMCEQARHKCVPIMEQFNFGWPESLDCGKLPTKNDPNALCMEAPENASAAEPHKGQGMLPVAPRPWPPGTAEGRGPNGLGACDNPEKFQYVEKSLSCAPRCSPGVDVYWSREDKDFAFIWMAVWSTLCFVSTTFTVLTFLLDPHRFQYPERPIIFLSMCYNVYSVAFIIRSVAGAENIACDRENGELYIIQEGLESTGCTIVFLILYYFGMASSLWWVVLTLTWFLAAGKKWGHEAIEAHSSYFHMAAWGIPAMKTIVILTMRKVAGDELTGLCYVGSMDVSALTGFVLIPLSCYLVIGTSFILTGFVALFHIRKIMKTGGTNTEKLEKLMVKIGVFSILYTVPATCVIVCYFYERLNVDYWNLRALERGCLHLPGRRAANCSLEASVPTVAVFMLKIFMSLVVGITSGVWVWSSKTLQTWQSLCNRKLGVRTRGKPCSGVSCGGVHCHYKAPTVMLHMTKTDPYLDNPTHV